The genomic stretch CCATGCGGTCGTGCAATTGCGCGCGCTGCTCCTGCAGGGCGGCGAGCGAGGCCTGCTCCTTCGCCATGCGCGTTTCGATCTCGCGCAGGCGACGGTTCGATTCGCCGACTTTCTCATCGGCCTCGCGCAGCTGGCGCGACGCGCTGCCACGCTGGCTCTCGATCTTGCGGCGTTCGGCGGCGACCGACTTCAGCTCGCGCTGGATCTTCTCCAGCTTGCGTTCGGCCTCGCGGCTGTTCTGCGCGGACGCGGGCATCGCCAGCATCAGGCCGGCGACCAACAGGGCCGCGCAGTGGAGCGCAACGACGATGCGCCGCATGCGTCAGCCTGCGAGCAGGCTCGTTCCGCTCATCTCGGCCGGCTTCGGCAATCCGAGCAGGTCGAGGATGGTCGGCGCGACGTCGCGCAGCGCTCCCCCGCTGCGCAGCGTCGCCGCGCGCGGGCCGAGGTAGACGAACGGCACCGGGCCGACGGTGTGGGCGGTGTGCGGCTGGCCCGTCGAGGGATCGCGCATCATTTCCAGGTTGCCGTGGTCGGCGGTGATCAGCAGCGCGCCACCGGTATCGCGCACGGCCTGCGCGATCGCACCGATGGCGACATCGACCGCTTCGGCGGCCTTCACCGCGGCGGCGATGTCGCCGGTGTGGCCGACCATGTCCGGGTTCGCGATGTTGCAGATGGCGACGCCGACCTCGCCGGAGCGGATGGCGGCTGTGAGCTTCTCGGTGACTTCCGGGCAGCTCATTTCCGGCTGCAGGTCGTAGGTCGCGACCTTCGGGCTCGGCACGAGGATGCGCGTCTCGCCGGCGTACGGTTCTTCGCGGCCGCCACTGAAGAAGAACGTCACGTGCGCGTACTTTTCGGTTTCGGCGATGCGCAGCTGGGTGAGGCCGTTCTCGGCGAGCACTTCGCCCAGCGTGTGGCGAAGATCGTCCGGACCGAACGCCACCGGTGCCGGCAGCTTCGCGTCGTACTCGGTGAGGCAGACGAAACGCGACAGCTTCGGGCGGCGCACGCCTTCGACGGCTTGGTCGAAGCCGGCGAACGTCGGCGACACGAACGCGGCGGTGATCTGCCGCGCGCGGTCGGCGCGGAAGTTCATGAACACCACGGCATCGCCATCGGCCATCGGCATATGGCCCTGGATCACGGTGGGCGCGACGAATTCGTCGGTCTCGCCGCGCTCGTACGCCTGCAACAGCGCTTCGATCGGGCCGGTGGTGACGTGCTCGCTCTTCGCCTCGACGATGGCATCCCACGCGCGGCGCAGGCGATCCCAGCGCTGGTCGCGATCCATCGCGTAGTAGCGTCCGCTGACGCTGGCGACGTGCGCGTTGCCGAGCTTGCGGCAGACGTCCTGCAGCTTCGCCAGGCTCGGTTCGGCGGACTTGGGCGGCATGTCGCGGCCGTCGAGGAACGCGTGCACGGCGACCTTCGGCACGCCCGCCTGGCTGGCGAGTTCGAGCATCGCGAAGATGTGGTTCTCGTGGCTGTGCACGCCGCCGGGCGACAACAGGCCCATGACGTGCAGGGTCCCGCCGCTGTTCTGCGCGGCGGCGCAGGCGGCGCGCAGTTCCTCGTTGCCGAAGAACGTGCCGTCCTCGATCGCTGCGTCGATGCGCGTGAGGTCCTGGTACACGATGCGGCCGGCGCCGAGGTTCATGTGGCCGACCTCGGAATTGCCCATCTGCCCTTCCGGCAGGCCGACGTGGCGGCCTTCGGTGTGGATCAGCGTGTGCGGCGCGGAGGCGACCAGCGCATCCCAGTTCGGCAGCGTGGCCTGGGCCAGCGCATTGTCGGTCGGGTCGTCGCGATGCCCCCAGCCGTCGAGGATCAGCAGGACCACGGGTTTCGGGCGCGAAGTGGATGCGGGCACGTCGGATTCCAGTGTGAGGGGGCCAATGGTGACTTCGGGCACGGGTCCGCGCCGGCGATGGCTGCGATTGTAGCGAAGCGGTGTAAACCGATTCCGCCTTCAGCGCATCCGATGCATTGAAGCCCGTCCCAACACGGAAACCGAAACGATGCGAATCCGCTCCTTCTGCGTCCTGCCGCTCGCCCTGGCGCTCTCCGCGCCGGCGTTCGCCGCCCAGGACATCGACAAAGTCAACGGCAGCATCACCGTCGAAGCCGGCCAGACCGTCGGCGACCTGGAGACCGTCAACGGCTCCATCAAGATCGGCGCGGGCGCTCGCGCCGGCAAGGCCGAAACCGTCAACGGCAGCATCACCGTCGCCGAGAACGTCGAAGCCGGCGGGCTGGAAACGGTCAACGGCTCCATCCGCGTGGCCGGCAACGGCAAGCTGTCCAGCAAGTTGGAAACCGTCAACGGCGGCATTTTCGTGGACCGTGGCGGCGACGTGCGCGGCGACATCGAGACGGTGAACGGCGCGATCGGGCTGGTCGATACCGACCTGTCGGGCGGCATCACCACGGTGAATGGCGACGTGACCGTCGGCGTGAACTCGCACGTGAAGGGCGGCATCCACTACACGAAGCCGAGCAGCTCGTGGTTCTCGTTCAACAAGCGCGATCCGAAGGTCATCATCGGGCCGAACGCGGTCGTCGAAGGCCCGCTGAACTTCGAACGCAAGGTCGAGCTGTACGTGCACAGCACCGCGAAGGTCGGCCCG from Lysobacter auxotrophicus encodes the following:
- the gpmI gene encoding 2,3-bisphosphoglycerate-independent phosphoglycerate mutase, which codes for MPASTSRPKPVVLLILDGWGHRDDPTDNALAQATLPNWDALVASAPHTLIHTEGRHVGLPEGQMGNSEVGHMNLGAGRIVYQDLTRIDAAIEDGTFFGNEELRAACAAAQNSGGTLHVMGLLSPGGVHSHENHIFAMLELASQAGVPKVAVHAFLDGRDMPPKSAEPSLAKLQDVCRKLGNAHVASVSGRYYAMDRDQRWDRLRRAWDAIVEAKSEHVTTGPIEALLQAYERGETDEFVAPTVIQGHMPMADGDAVVFMNFRADRARQITAAFVSPTFAGFDQAVEGVRRPKLSRFVCLTEYDAKLPAPVAFGPDDLRHTLGEVLAENGLTQLRIAETEKYAHVTFFFSGGREEPYAGETRILVPSPKVATYDLQPEMSCPEVTEKLTAAIRSGEVGVAICNIANPDMVGHTGDIAAAVKAAEAVDVAIGAIAQAVRDTGGALLITADHGNLEMMRDPSTGQPHTAHTVGPVPFVYLGPRAATLRSGGALRDVAPTILDLLGLPKPAEMSGTSLLAG